A window of the Lolium perenne isolate Kyuss_39 chromosome 7, Kyuss_2.0, whole genome shotgun sequence genome harbors these coding sequences:
- the LOC127317848 gene encoding 3-oxoacyl-[acyl-carrier-protein] synthase I, chloroplastic: MQSLLVPTAAASVAPRRPARISVRASAAAAAAAPPRRETDPKKRVVITGMGLVSVFGNDVDAYYDRLLAGESGIGPIDRFDASKFPTRFAGQIHGFSSEGYIDGKNDRRLDDCLRYCIVSGKKALEAAGLALGSDAMDKIDKSRAGVLVGTGMGGLQVFSDGVQNLIEKGHRKITPFFIPYAITNMGSALLGMDIGFMGPNYSISTACATSNYCFYAAANHIRRGEADVMIAGGTEAAIIPIGVGGFVACRALSQRNDDPKTASRPWDKERDGFVMGEGAGLLVMESLEHAMKRGAPIVAEYLGGAVNCDAYHMTDPRADGLGVSSCIRQSLQDAGVAPEEVNYINAHATSTLAGDLAEMNAIKQVFKDPTGIKVNATKSMIGHCLGAAGGLEAIAVIKAINTGLVHPSINQFNREEVIEFDTVPNVKAEHEVNVGISNSFGFGGHNSVVVFAPFKP; this comes from the exons ATGCAGAGCCTCCTcgtccccaccgccgccgcctccgtggCGCCGCGGCGGCCCGCCCGCATCTCCGTCCGCgcctccgcggcggcggcggcggccgccccGCCCCGGCGCGAGACGGATCCGAAGAAGCGGGTGGTGATCACCGGGATGGGGCTCGTCTCCGTCTTCGGCAACGACGTCGACGCCTACTACGACCGCCTGCTCGCCGGGGAGAGCGGCATCGGCCCCATCGACCGCTTCGACGCCTCCAAGTTCCCCACGCGCTTCGCGGGCCAGATCCACGGCTTCTCGTCCGAGGGATACATCGACGGCAAGAACGACCGACGGCTAGACGACTGCCTGCGATACTGCATCGTCAGCGGCAAGAAGGCGCTCGAGGCCGCGGGACTCGCGCTAGGCTCCGACGCCATGGACAAG ATTGACAAGTCTCGGGCTGGTGTACTTGTGGGCACTGGTATGGGTGGCCTCCAAGTGTTTTCTGATGGTGTTCAGAATCTTATCGAGAAGGGGCACAGGAAGATTACTCCTTTTTTCATCCCATATGCCATAACGAACATGGGTTCTGCCCTGCTTGGCATGGACATTGGTTTCATGGGTCCAAACTACTCTATTTCAACTGCCTGTGCTACCTCGAACTACTGTTTCTACGCTGCAGCAAACCATATTCGCAGAGGCGAAGCGGATGTGATGATTGCTGGTGGCACTGAAGCTGCCATTATTCCGATTGGTGTTGGTGGTTTTGTTGCATGTAGAGCACTTTCACAGAGGAATGATGACCCTAAAACAGCATCTAGGCCTTGGGACAAGGAACGTGATGGTTTCGTTATGGGTGAAGGAGCTGGATTACTG GTCATGGAGAGCTTAGAACATGCTATGAAACGTGGTGCTCCAATAGTTGCGGAGTATCTAGGAGGTGCTGTGAACTGTGATGCTTACCATATGACTGATCCAAGGGCCGATGGTCTTGGTGTTTCATCATGCATTAGACAAAGTCTTCAAGATGCTGGTGTGGCACCAGAGGAG GTCAATTACATCAATGCTCATGCCACATCCACTCTTGCTGGTGATTTGGCAGAGATGAATGCCATCAAGCAAGTCTTTAAGGATCCAACTGGTATCAAAGTAAACGCAACCAAG TCCATGATAGGGCATTGCCTTGGTGCAGCAGGCGGTTTGGAAGCCATTGCTGTTATTAAAGCGATAAACACTGGATTGGTGCATCCAAGCATAAACCAGTTT AACCGGGAGGAGGTGATTGAGTTTGACACGGTACCTAACGTGAAAGCCGAGCATGAAGTGAATGTTG GTATCTCAAATTCTTTTGGATTTGGAGGACACAACTCAGTGGTAGTGTTTGCCCCATTTAAGCCCTAA